The Centroberyx gerrardi isolate f3 chromosome 7, fCenGer3.hap1.cur.20231027, whole genome shotgun sequence genome contains a region encoding:
- the LOC139928638 gene encoding RING finger protein 151-like, which yields MADPDVSAQSGGYDVELFVDTPDYDLICTICQGVLRCPVRAACHHIFCKKCILQWLKRQETCPCCRKPVHQSLIFVMFKLSKSIGRLKVKCKNEIRGCPETFPLSEQYCHSMSCLYELIPCPYQGCRAQLLRRDLDTHARHCEHWRQPCHMGCGTVLSHRTQAQHNCYKQLRQEYEARQRNHRAIAAALQRKMRRMQSTMAHMKRQIGLICESLEVMDDLQEVEEEDLGETSGSSTGTLSSSNSSS from the exons ATG GCGGACCCAGACGTGTCAGCGCAGAGCGGGGGCTACGATGTGGAGCTGTTTGTGGACACTCCAGACTACGACCTGATCTGCACCATCTGCCAGGGGGTCCTCAGGTGTCCAGTGAGAGCTGCGTGCCACCACATCTTCTGCAAGAAATGCATTTTACAGTGGCTGAAGAG GCAGGAGACCTGCCCCTGCTGCAGAAAGCCTGTTCACCAGAGCTTGATCTTTGTCATGTTCAAGCTGAGCAAGTCTATCGGACGCTTGAAGGTCAAG TGTAAGAATGAGATCCGCGGCTGTCCGGAGACCTTCCCCCTGTCGGAGCAGTACTGCCACAGCATGAGCTGCCTGTACGAGCTCATCCCCTGCCCTTACCAGGGCTGCCGGGCGCAGCTGCTCCGCAGGGACCTGGACACCCACGCCCGCCACTGCGAGCACTGGCGCCAGCCCTGCCACATGGGCTGTGGAACGGTGCTGTCCCACCGCACCCAGGCCCAGCATAACTGCTACAAGCAGCTGAGGCAGGAGTACGAGGCCAGACAGAGGAACCACAGGGCGATTGCCGCCGCTCTGCAAcggaagatgaggaggatgcAGAGCACCATGGCCCACATGAAGAGGCAGATCGGGCTGATCTGCGAGAGCCTGGAGGTGATGGATGACCTgcaggaggtggaagaggaggaccTTGGAGAGACCAGTGGCAGCTCCACCGGGACgctgagcagcagcaacagcagctcctGA